A DNA window from Anastrepha ludens isolate Willacy chromosome 6, idAnaLude1.1, whole genome shotgun sequence contains the following coding sequences:
- the LOC128865781 gene encoding juvenile hormone epoxide hydrolase 1: protein MKVALCVLFLLSFGTYVYREVNDFLMALPKPELDTNAYWGSDEAEDYTAPKDIVPFKIEYNQTIIDDLRTQLNRTWKYTAPLNNTKFEYGFNTEALQYVVTYWRDYYLLKWKAREEYLNSLPHFKTEIQGLNIHFIHAKPSDEVREQKKVVPLLLLHGWPGSVREFYDFIHLLTEVSDVHDHVYEVIAPSLVGYGWSDAATKHGFNAAQMAIVMRNLMLRVGFDKFLVQGGDWGSIIGGNVATLFPENVLGFHSNMCVLFTPLALVKTYIASWMPERFVPARFFVGHHFPLAEKYVNLFKEAGYFHIQSTKPDTIGTALQTNPIGLAAYILEKFQTTTGPDLNQLFNAIDKVYKLDAVLDNIMIYYLTNTATTAVRFYAENMSNEYLSLHLDRVPSPVPMGCARFKNDLPSALDWALRDKFPNLMLSTYYQQGGHFAALEMPTVLYLNFQEFVKKATGEKKQA, encoded by the exons ATGAAGGTCGCTTTATGTGTCCTATTTCTACTTAGCTTCGGCACTTATGTCTACCGCGAAGTAAACGATTTTCTTATGGCGCTACCCAAACCGGAATTAGACACAAATGCCTATTGGGGGAGCGACGAGGCAGAAGACTATACGGCACCGAAAGATATTGTGCCTTTTAAAATTGAATACAATCAAACG ATTATCGACGATTTGCGCACACAGCTCAACCGCACCTGGAAGTACACCGCACCGTTGAACAACACCAAATTCGAATACGGATTCAATACGGAAGCTCTCCAATATGTTGTCACCTATTGGCGTGATTACTATTTGCTCAAGTGGAAAGCACGCGAGGAGTATCTGAATTCTCTGCCGCACTTCAAAACCGAGATTCAAGG GCTAAACATCCACTTCATACACGCCAAACCATCAGATGAGGTGCGTGAACAGAAGAAAGTAGtgcctttgttgttgttacatgGCTGGCCTGGTTCTGTGCGTGAATTTTATGACTTTATTCATCTTTTGACCGAGGTGTCTGACGTGCATGACCACGTCTACGAAGTTATTGCGCCATCATTGGTTGGCTATGGCTGGTCAGAT GCCGCCACCAAACATGGTTTTAATGCCGCTCAAATGGCCATTGTGATGCGAAACCTAATGCTGCGCGTTGGATTCGACAAGTTCCTGGTGCAGGGTGGTGACTGGGGCTCGATAATTGGTGGCAATGTAGCAACACTTTTCCCCGAAAATGTGCTGGGATTCCATTCCAACATGTGCGTGCTGTTCACCCCATTGGCGCTCGTTAAGACGTACATTGCCAGCTGGATGCCAGAGCGGTTTGTGCCGGCGCGTTTCTTTGTCGGACACCATTTCCCATTAGCAGAGAAATATGTGAATCTATTCAAGGAGGCCGGTTATTTCCACATACAATCGACTAAGCCGGACACCATTGGCACTGCATTGCAAACCAATCCCATTGGCCTGGCTGCATACATACTCGAGAAGTTCCAAACGACTACTGGGCCAGATCTGAATCAGCTGTTCAACGCCATCGACAAGGTGTACAAATTGGACGCAGTGCTAGACAATATCATGATCTACTATCTCACAAATACAGCCACAACCGCGGTGCGCTTCTACGCAGAGAATATGTCCAATGAGTATTTGAGTCTACATTTGGATCGCGTTCCGTCGCCGGTGCCTATGGGATGTGCGCGCTTCAAAAACGATCTGCCATCCGCGCTTGACTGGGCGCTCAGAGACAAGTTTCCGAATTTGATGCTTAGCACATATTACCAACAGGGTGGCCACTTTGCAGCCCTGGAAATGCCGACTGTGTTGTATCTGAATTTCCAAGAATTTGTGAAAAAGGCGACGGGAGAGAAGAAACAAGCGTAG